A genomic segment from Pleurodeles waltl isolate 20211129_DDA chromosome 9, aPleWal1.hap1.20221129, whole genome shotgun sequence encodes:
- the LOC138259298 gene encoding mRNA decay activator protein ZFP36L1-like: MPSDMLSPFLELDMDLCKDFLKLSMLEDPVSFARSIRGTPGTFQRALSACPSALSGMERTGGSSSSIDRLSDSSLWPLQNHWSREAELPRTGLLHSIPFRVDRSVSMIESPCMPPPGLSLPTTTPGLSSRYKTEQCRTYRENATCKYGAKCQFAHGPEELRGLSRHPKYKTELCRTFHTIGFCPYGARCHFIHNAEEQRFSSSARPPLLRQSVSFAGSPSASAFSDLLDLKEPLSFSRANSTSPPPSTSHSPQQQSPVFPEPRGFSSSEDPLGSHIGGPPRFYASTALSGKEIGCQLRTPGGCSNGGTSSSFFSTSLSSDVVAPGSLLATLKGRNAFSFPSLPLQLCRTPSRDSLSDQEQDGYSSSGGSSSSGSESPGCEGAGRRLPIFSRISFPED, encoded by the exons ATGCCCTCCGACATGTTGAGCCCGTTCCTGGAGCTGGACATGGACCTGTGCAAG GATTTCCTGAAGTTAAGCATGCTGGAGGATCCAGTCTCATTTGCCAGAAGCATTCGGGGCACACCTGGCACTTTCCAGCGGGCGCTTTCCGCCTGCCCATCAGCCCTTTCTGGCATGGAACGCACTGGTGGCAGTAGCAGCAGTATTGACCGGCTGAGCGACTCCTCTCTATGGCCACTACAAAACCACTGGAGCCGCGAGGCAGAACTACCCCGCACAggcctgctgcacagcataccattccGTGTGGACCGCTCCGTCAGCATGATCGAGAGTCCTTGCATGCCCCCGCCTGGCCTGAGCCTGCCCACCACCACACCTGGCCTCTCGTCTCGTTACAAGACTGAGCAATGCCGCACCTACCGGGAGAACGCTACCTGCAAGTATGGTGCCAAGTGCCAGTTTGCTCATGGTCCAGAGGAGCTTCGTGGGCTCAGCCGTCACCCCAAGTACAAGACTGAGCTGTGCCGCACCTTCCACACCATAGGCTTCTGCCCTTATGGTGCCCGATGTCACTTTATTCACAATGCTGAGGAGCAGCGCTTCAGTAGCAGCGCCCGTCCACCTCTCTTGCGCCAGAGTGTGAGCTTTGCCGGAAGCCCTTCGGCCTCAGCCTTCTCAGACCTGCTAGACCTTAAAGAGCCCCTCAGTTTCTCCCGTGCTAACTCCACATCTCCTCCGCCGTCTACATCCCATAGTCCCCAGCAGCAATCTCCAGTCTTCCCAGAACCACGTGGCTTCTCCAGCAGCGAAGACCCCCTGGGCTCCCACATTGGTGGCCCACCTCGATTCTATGCCTCTACTGCCCTTTCTGGGAAGGAGATCGGTTGCCAGCTCCGCACGCCTGGTGGTTGTAGCAATGGAGGCACATCTTCATCCTTCTTCTCAACCTCTCTGAGTTCAGATGTGGTGGCTCCTGGAAGCCTCCTTGCAACCCTCAAGGGCCGGAATGCCTTCTCCTTCCCCAGCCTCCCGCTGCAGCTCTGCCGAACCCCATCCCGGGATTCGCTGTCCGACCAGGAGCAAGATGGGTACAGCAGCtctgggggcagcagcagcagtggctcaGAGTCTCCAGGGTGTGAAGGGGCTGGTCGCCGGCTCCCCATCTTCAGTCGCATCTCCTTCCCAGAGGACTAA